A region of Arabidopsis thaliana chromosome 5, partial sequence DNA encodes the following proteins:
- a CDS encoding stress induced protein (unknown protein; FUNCTIONS IN: molecular_function unknown; INVOLVED IN: biological_process unknown; LOCATED IN: cellular_component unknown; EXPRESSED IN: 23 plant structures; EXPRESSED DURING: 13 growth stages; Has 1807 Blast hits to 1807 proteins in 277 species: Archae - 0; Bacteria - 0; Metazoa - 736; Fungi - 347; Plants - 385; Viruses - 0; Other Eukaryotes - 339 (source: NCBI BLink).) — translation MATDRENLLSDDYEETAAFCGCGYFRSFSFTRWRRGDDESRSRGGWSGCLQEERRGNWGSEKLKGLKEISEKIAGPKWKNFIRSFSSGRKKMRRDVDFTYDLKNYSLNFDDGGDGKDSSPERFVAPVVIKV, via the coding sequence atGGCCACTGATAGAGAGAATCTGCTCTCCGATGATTATGAAGAAACGGCTGCGTTTTGTGGATGTGGGTACTTTCGTAGTTTCAGTTTCACCCGGTGGCGGAGAGGAGACGACGAGTCTCGCAGTCGCGGTGGCTGGAGTGGTTGTTTgcaggaagaaagaagagggaATTGGGGAAGTGAGAAACTTAAGGGGCTAAAAGAGATTTCTGAGAAAATCGCGGGACCAAAGTGgaaaaactttataagaagTTTTAGTAGTGgcaggaagaagatgaggagagATGTTGATTTCACTTATGATCTGAAAAACTATAGTCTTAATTTCGATGACGGCGGCGACGGCAAAGATTCTTCACCGGAGAGGTTTGTAGCTCCGGTTGTCAtcaaagtttaa
- the FLOT1 gene encoding SPFH/Band 7/PHB domain-containing membrane-associated protein family (SPFH/Band 7/PHB domain-containing membrane-associated protein family; FUNCTIONS IN: molecular_function unknown; INVOLVED IN: biological_process unknown; LOCATED IN: plasma membrane, vacuole; EXPRESSED IN: cultured cell; CONTAINS InterPro DOMAIN/s: Band 7 protein (InterPro:IPR001107); BEST Arabidopsis thaliana protein match is: SPFH/Band 7/PHB domain-containing membrane-associated protein family (TAIR:AT5G25260.1); Has 1807 Blast hits to 1807 proteins in 277 species: Archae - 0; Bacteria - 0; Metazoa - 736; Fungi - 347; Plants - 385; Viruses - 0; Other Eukaryotes - 339 (source: NCBI BLink).): MFKVARASQYLAITGAGIEDIKLSKKSWVFPWQSCTVFDVSPVNYTFKVQAMSAEKLPFVLPAVFTIGPRVDDDDALILYARLISPHDKDSNHVHELVEGVIEGETRVLAASMTMEEIFKGTKEFKKEVFDKVQLELNQFGLVIYNANVKQLVDVPGHEYFSYLGQKTQMEAANQARIDVSEAKMKGEIGAKERTGLTLQNAAKIDAESKIISMQRQGEGTKEEIKVRTEVKVFENQKEADVAKANAELAMKKAAWTKDAQVAEVEATKAVALREAELQTQVEKMNALTRTEKLKAEFLSKASVEYETKVQEANWELYNKQKQAEAVLYEKQKQAEAQKAQADAAFYSKQKEAEGLVALASAQGTYLRTLLDAVQNDYSCLRDFLMINNGIYQEIAKTNAMAVRDLQPKISVWNHGGEQGGGSGNAMKDIAGLYKMLPPVLDTVYEQTGMQPPAWIGTLRGAEPKQVTRS; the protein is encoded by the exons atGTTCAAAGTTGCAAGAGCGTCACAGTATTTGGCGATCACCGGTGCTGGTATCGAAGACATCAAGCTTTCCAAGAAGTCATGGGTGTTTCCATGGCAATCTTGCACCGTCTTCGACGTTTCTCCGGTGAACTATACTTTCAAAGTCCAAGCCATGAGCGCAGAGAAGCTTCCTTTTGTTCTTCCCGCTGTTTTTACGATTGGTCCTCGCGTTGATGACGATGACGCGCTGATTTTGTATGCTAGGTTGATTTCTCCTCATGATAAAGATTCAAATCATGTCCATGAGCTTGTTGAAGGTGTTATTGAAGGAGAGACTCGTGTTCTTGCTGCTTCCATGACTATGGAAGAGATCTTTAAAG GGACAAAGGAGTTTAAGAAGGAGGTGTTTGATAAGGTTCAACTAGAATTAAACCAGTTTGGTCTTGTGATATACAATGCCAATGTGAAGCAGCTCGTTGATGTGCCTGGACATGAATACTTCTCTTACTTGGGTCAGAAGACTCAAATGGAAGCAGCAAATCAGGCTAGGATCGATGTCTCTGAGGCCAAGATGAAGGGAGAGATCGGTGCCAAGGAACGGACTGGTCTTACTCTCCAGAACGCAGCCAAAATTGACGCTGAGTCAAAGATCATATCGATGCAGAGGCAAGGAGaaggaacaaaagaagaaatcaaagtgaGGACTGAGGTTAAAGTGTTTGAGAATCAGAAGGAGGCTGATGTAGCTAAGGCCAATGCCGAGCTTGCGATGAAAAAAGCTGCTTGGACTAAGGATGCTCAGGTGGCTGAGGTTGAAGCAACCAAGGCCGTGGCTTTGAGAGAAGCTGAGCTTCAGACTCAGGTCGAGAAAATGAACGCTTTGACTCGAACAGAGAAGCTCAAGGCTGAGTTCCTTAGCAAAGCTAGTGTTGAGTATGAAACCAAGGTTCAAGAAGCAAATTGGGAACTATACAACAAGCAGAAACAAGCAGAGGCGGTTCTATACGAGAAACAAAAGCAAGCCGAGGCACAGAAAGCGCAAGCGGATGCGGCTTTCTACTCAAAGCAGAAAGAAGCAGAGGGACTTGTTGCCTTAGCTAGTGCGCAAGGGACTTATCTAAGAACCCTCTTAGACGCTGTTCAGAATGACTATTCTTGTCTTAGAGACTTCTTGATGATTAACAATGGTATTTATCAAGAGATCGCTAAGACTAATGCGATGGCGGTTAGAGACTTGCAGCCCAAGATTAGTGTTTGGAACCATGGTGGAGAACAGGGTGGTGGTAGTGGGAATGCTATGAAGGATATAGCTGGACTTTACAAGATGTTGCCTCCGGTTCTTGATACGGTTTATGAGCAGACTGGGATGCAGCCACCTGCTTGGATCGGTACTCTACGTGGTGCGGAACCGAAGCAAGTGACTCGCAGCTAA
- a CDS encoding SPFH/Band 7/PHB domain-containing membrane-associated protein family (SPFH/Band 7/PHB domain-containing membrane-associated protein family; FUNCTIONS IN: molecular_function unknown; INVOLVED IN: biological_process unknown; LOCATED IN: plasma membrane; EXPRESSED IN: cultured cell; CONTAINS InterPro DOMAIN/s: Band 7 protein (InterPro:IPR001107); BEST Arabidopsis thaliana protein match is: SPFH/Band 7/PHB domain-containing membrane-associated protein family (TAIR:AT5G25250.1); Has 1807 Blast hits to 1807 proteins in 277 species: Archae - 0; Bacteria - 0; Metazoa - 736; Fungi - 347; Plants - 385; Viruses - 0; Other Eukaryotes - 339 (source: NCBI BLink).), whose product MFKVARASQYLAITGGGIEDIKLSKKSWVFPWQRCTVFDVSPVNYTFKVQAMSAEKLPFVLPAVFTIGPRVDDTEALILYARLISPHDKQSNHVNELVEGVIEGETRVLAASMTMEEIFKGTKEFKKEVFDKVQLELDQFGLVIYNANVKQLVDVPGHEYFSYLGQKTQMEAANQARIDVAEAKMKGEIGAKERTGLTLQNAAKIDAESKIISMQRQGEGTKAEIKVKTEVKVFENQKEADVAKANSELAMKKAAWTKDAKVAEVEATKAVALREAELQTQVEKMNALTRTEKLKAEFLSKASVEYETKVQEANWELYNKQKQAEAVLYEKQKQAEAQKAEADATFYSKQKEAEGLVALASAQGTYLRTLLDAVQNDYSCLRDFLMINNGTYQEIAKTNALAVRDLQPKISVWNHGGEQGIGGASGSGMKDIAGLYKMLPPVLDTVYEQTGMQPPAWIGTLSK is encoded by the exons ATGTTCAAGGTTGCAAGAGCATCACAGTACTTAGCCATCACCGGTGGTGGGATCGAAGATATCAAGCTCTCGAAGAAATCATGGGTGTTTCCATGGCAAAGGTGCACCGTTTTCGACGTATCTCCCGTGAACTACACTTTCAAAGTCCAAGCCATGAGTGCAGAGAAGCTCCCTTTCGTTCTCCCTGCTGTCTTCACTATCGGCCCTCGTGTCGATGACACTGAAGCGCTGATTCTGTACGCTAGGCTTATTTCGCCTCATGACAAACAGTCAAATCATGTGAATGAGCTTGTTGAAGGTGTTATCGAGGGAGAGACTCGTGTTCTCGCTGCTTCCATGACCATGGAAGAGATCTTTAAAG GGACGAAAGAGTTTAAGAAGGAAGTGTTTGATAAGGTTCAATTAGAATTAGACCAGTTTGGTCTCGTAATCTACAATGCAAACGTGAAACAGCTCGTTGACGTGCCTGGACATGAGTACTTCTCTTACTTGGGTCAGAAAACCCAAATGGAAGCAGCAAATCAGGCCAGGATCGATGTGGCTGAGGCCAAGATGAAGGGAGAGATCGGTGCCAAGGAACGGACTGGGCTTACGCTACAGAACGCTGCGAAAATTGACGCGGAGTCAAAGATCATATCGATGCAGAGGCAAGGAGAAGGGACGAAGGCGGAGATCAAAGTGAAGACTGAGGTTAAAGTGTTTGAGAATCAGAAGGAAGCTGATGTAGCTAAGGCCAACTCCGAGCTAGCTATGAAGAAAGCTGCTTGGACCAAGGATGCTAAGGTTGCTGAGGTTGAAGCAACCAAGGCCGTGGCTTTGAGAGAAGCTGAGCTTCAGACTCAGGTCGAGAAAATGAACGCTTTGACTCGAACAGAGAAGCTCAAAGCCGAGTTCCTTAGCAAAGCCAGTGTTGAGTATGAAACCAAGGTTCAAGAAGCAAATTGGGAATTGTACAACAAGCAGAAGCAAGCGGAGGCAGTTCTATATGAGAAGCAAAAGCAAGCCGAGGCACAGAAAGCTGAAGCAGACGCTACGTTCTACTCAAAGCAGAAAGAAGCAGAGGGACTTGTTGCTTTAGCCAGTGCTCAAGGAACTTATCTCAGAACCCTCCTAGACGCTGTTCAGAATGACTATTCTTGTCTTAGAGACTTTTTGATGATTAACAATGGCACTTATCAGGAGATTGCTAAGACTAACGCGCTTGCGGTCAGAGACTTGCAGCCCAAGATTAGCGTTTGGAACCATGGTGGAGAACAGGGGATTGGTGGTGCTAGTGGGAGTGGTATGAAGGATATAGCTGGACTTTACAAGATGCTGCCTCCGGTTCTCGATACAGTTTACGAGCAGACTGGGATGCAGCCGCCGGCTTGGATCGGTACTCTAAGCAAGTGA
- a CDS encoding Hyp O-arabinosyltransferase-like protein (unknown protein; FUNCTIONS IN: molecular_function unknown; INVOLVED IN: biological_process unknown; LOCATED IN: plasma membrane, membrane; EXPRESSED IN: cultured cell, leaf; BEST Arabidopsis thaliana protein match is: unknown protein (TAIR:AT2G25260.1); Has 30201 Blast hits to 17322 proteins in 780 species: Archae - 12; Bacteria - 1396; Metazoa - 17338; Fungi - 3422; Plants - 5037; Viruses - 0; Other Eukaryotes - 2996 (source: NCBI BLink).) translates to MGCGGTLFYPLLITLSVALITYNIIISANAPLKQGFPGRSSSSDISIDPVIELPRGGGSRNNDGKRIRLFHTAVTASDSVYNTWQCRVMYYWFKKIQASAGPGSEMGGFTRILHSGKPDQYMDEIPTFVAQPLPSGMDQGYVVLNRPWAFVQWLQQTDIKEDYILMSEPDHIIVKPIPNLAKDGLGAAFPFFYIEPKKYEKVLRKYYPEVRGPVTNIDPIGNSPVIVGKDALKKIAPTWMNVSLAMKKDPEADKAFGWVLEMYAYAVSSALHGVSNILHKDFMIQPPWDIEVGDKYIIHYTYGCDYDMKGKLTYGKIGEWRFDKRSYDSKPPPRNLTMPPPGVSQSVVTLVKMINEATANIPNWGS, encoded by the exons aTGGGTTGTGGTGGAACTTTGTTCTACCCACTTCTCATAACTCTCTCCGTTGCTCTAATCACttacaacatcatcatctccgCTAATGCTCCTCTCAAACAAGGCTTCCCAGGCcgatcttcttcctccgataTCTCCATTGACCCAGTCATCGAATTACCACGTGGCGGCGGATCCAGAAACAACGATGGTAAAAGGATAAGACTTTTCCACACGGCGGTGACGGCGTCTGATTCCGTCTATAACACTTGGCAATGTAGAGTTATGTACTATTGGTTCAAAAAGATTCAAGCTTCTGCTGGACCCGGTTCTGAAATGGGTGGGTTTACTCGGATCTTGCATTCCGGTAAACCGGATCAGTATATGGATGAGATTCCTACTTTTGTTGCTCAGCCTTTACCTTCTGGGATGGATCAG GGTTATGTTGTGTTGAATAGGCCATGGGCATTTGTACAATGGCTTCAACAAACAGATATAAAAGAAGA TTATATTTTGATGTCTGAGCCTGATCATATCATTGTTAAACCTATACCAAATTTGGCTAAAGATGGGCTTGGAGCTGCGTTTCCTTTCTTTTACATTGAACCGAAAAAGTATGAGAAGGTGTTGAGGAAGTATTATCCTGAAGTGAGAGGACCGGTTACTAATATCGATCCGATAGGAAACTCTCCTGTCATTGTTGGaaag gaTGCTTTGAAGAAGATTGCTCCAACTTGGATGAATGTTTCTTTGGCTATGAAGAAGGATCCTGAAGCAGACAAGGCTTTTGGATGGGTTCTTGAAAT GTATGCTTATGCTGTCTCATCTGCATTGCATGGTGTTAGCAATATTCTACACAAAGACTTCATGATTCAG CCACCATGGGATATAGAGGTTGGTGACAAGTACATCATACACTACACTTATGGATGTGATTATGATATGAAG GGTAAATTAACTTATGGGAAAATCGGGGAATGGAGATTTGACAAAAGATCGTATGATAGCAAACCACCACCAAGGAACCTTACAATGCCTCCACCTGGTGTTTCACAAAGTGTG GTAACACTAGTGAAGATGATAAATGAAGCCACGGCCAACATACCAAACTGGGGATCataa
- a CDS encoding Ubiquitin-like superfamily protein (Ubiquitin-like superfamily protein; CONTAINS InterPro DOMAIN/s: Ubiquitin subgroup (InterPro:IPR019956), Ubiquitin (InterPro:IPR000626), Ubiquitin supergroup (InterPro:IPR019955); BEST Arabidopsis thaliana protein match is: Ubiquitin-like superfamily protein (TAIR:AT5G42220.1); Has 11489 Blast hits to 5746 proteins in 742 species: Archae - 0; Bacteria - 401; Metazoa - 4954; Fungi - 1390; Plants - 2430; Viruses - 186; Other Eukaryotes - 2128 (source: NCBI BLink).), with the protein MGDNGKDEIMVEASQCAGAMVEIKIKTLDSQTYTLRVDKCVPVPALKEQVASVTGVVTEQQRLICRGKVMKDDQLLSAYHVEDGHTLHLVVRQPVSESSTSNAAADPALSAGDSQGSQRSRVVVGSFNIAEQADGVYSDLGQIVSAVLGSLGISNPEGGIEGIDDMGPLHERLSRSSGPGTARDSSGGRSATPNAVDQTSTPLASSQPAAIPDSLTTLSEYLNHLRQEFAANGSNANNLQDSENSVGNVQDSASTTGESRIPRPSHLAEVLQSTRQLLIGEVADCLSNLSRQLVDHVNVTDPPTRRLCQSNMLQSGSLLESLGISLLELGRATMMLRLGQTPDDAVVDAGPAVFISPTGRNPLPSHSSRLGTSIGSLQAGTAHSNPFAGQSLASAPRNIEIRIRTGSWVPASGTNQREESTTQQTPGQTIPSTPSSTTDPAPSTRGPSEPLRNPVALVIPVVARYQQISLGGRSSTGLDGVHQPVTESSRQPQSVGTPGREGDSSASPGGRGLSELRNRIHQFLRPLSRRENQAGSTESQGAANPSATASTETNEAVANAQVEPATTTDEGNFISSVLQQIMPFISQNVASSSSGEAATGRGSNSRQASSREAEEEEGTERGNSTRRPEPPSPPESKRQRRE; encoded by the exons ATGGGAGACAATGGCAAAGATGAAATTATGGTCGAGGCATCTCAATGCGCTGGTGCTATGGTTGAGATAAAGATAAAGACGTTGGATTCTCAAACGTACACCTTACGTGTAGATAAATGT GTCCCTGTTCCCGCATTGAAGGAGCAAGTTGCCTCCGTTACTGGTGTCGTTACGGAACAACAACGCTTGATATGTCGTGGAAAAGTTATGAAGGATGATCAACTCCTATCAGCCTATC ATGTTGAAGATGGCCACACTCTGCATTTGGTAGTCAGACAACCTGTATCAGAGAGTTCAACTAGTAATGCAG CGGCTGATCCTGCTTTGAGTGCTGGTGACAGCCAGGGCAGTCAACGATCACGAGTTGTAGTAGGATCCTTCAACATTGCTGAACAAGCTGATGGAGTCTATTCAGATCTTGGACAG ATAGTTTCAGCTGTTCTGGGTTCACTTGGGATCTCTAATCCAGAAGGTGGTATTGAAGGGATCGATGATATG GGTCCTCTTCATGAGAGGCTGTCTCGGAGTTCTGGTCCTGGCACTGCAAGAGATTCTTCCGGAGGGCGATCTGCCACACCAAATGCTGTGGACCAGACGTCTACTCCCTTGGCATCTTCACAACCAGCA GCGATTCCAGATTCGTTGACAACCTTATCTGAATATCTGAATCATCTCAGACAAGAGTTTGCTGCTAATG GTAGCAATGCTAATAACTTGCAAGATTCTGAAAATTCAGTGGGCAATGTGCAAGATTCTGCTTCTACTACTGGAGAGAGTCGGATTCCAAGACCATCTCATTTGGCAGAAGTGCTGCAATCAACAAGGCAATTGTTGATCGGTGAAGTAGCAGATTGCTTATCT AATCTTTCGAGGCAGCTCGTGGATCATGTAAATGTGACCGATCCGCCAACCCGAAGGTTGTGCCAGTCAAACATGCTTCAATCAGGATCCCTCTTGGAGAGTTTAGGCATTTCACTCCTGGAGCTTGGCCGTGCCACCATGATGCTTCGTTTGGGACAAACACCT GATGATGCTGTTGTTGATGCTGGACCTGCAGTGTTCATATCCCCTACAGGGCGAAATCCCTTGCCG TCACACTCCTCTCGGCTGGGCACGAGTATTGGAAGCTTACAAGCAGGAACCGCACATTCTAACCCCTTTGCGGGACAATCACTTGCCTCTGCCCCAAGAAATATTGAGATAAGAATACGTACAG GATCTTGGGTGCCCGCCAGTGGGACCAACCAGAGAGAGGAAAGTACTACACAACAAACCCCTGGGCAGACAATCCCTTCTACACCCAGCAGCACTACTGATCCTGCCCCCTCAACGAGAGGTCCATCTGAACCTCTTCGAAATCCTGTGGCCTTAGTTATACCTGTTGTTGCTCGATATCAGCAGATATCTCTTGGTGGACGTAGCTCTACTGGATTGGATGGTGTACATCAGCCTGTTACTGAATCTTCTAGGCAGCCACAGAGCGTCGGTACTCCAGGAAGAGAAG GTGATAGCAGTGCTTCTCCTGGCGGTCGGGGTTTGTCTGAATTGAGAAACAGAATCCATCAGTTTTTGAGGCCCTTATCTCGTCGAGAAAACCAAGCCGGGAGCACGGAGTCTCAGGGTGCAGCAAATCCCTCTGCCACAGCGTCCACAGAAACAAACGAAGCAGTTGCAAATGCACAAGTAGAGCCAGCAACTACGACAGATGAAGGGAATTTCATATCGAGTGTTCTTCAGCAGATCATGCCGTTTATATCTCAAAACGTAGCCTCCTCAAGCTCAGGTGAAGCTGCTACAGGCAGAGGCAGCAATAGTAGACAAGCCTCTTCGAGAGAGGCAGAG GAGGAGGAAGGTACAGAGCGAGGGAATTCAACTCGGAGACCTGAACCACCATCACCTCCAGAGTCAAAACGTCAGAGG agagagtga